From the Maioricimonas rarisocia genome, one window contains:
- a CDS encoding PPC domain-containing protein: MLLRRNRVRGAASLAVLAGLMLIVAASRHVSAAPPQVTGISPRAVAPGGEQDIVLTGSQLAGASAMWTTFLPQPATLAPDVEKNGTDAARVTFHAAVPAEAPLGIHAMRVVTPGGVGIPVAMLVDDLPVVTEQAGNGQRESAQPLTLPCAVEGRVDSLSRDYYTFEAAAGQRIALEVFARRLGSPLDPSLFLYREDGRELAFADDTEGLSSDCQLQYTFEEAGRYIVEVRDIRYAGGGGHFYYLRVGDFPCVNVPYPLAVPREDGARVDFAGIGVTEASPMFVDAAGAAAPWLHVATRLPEGNARAFATVDVSNGAEFVESEPNNTSEQANRVAAGTSLNGRLVESGDVDCYRFAAKKGEGLRFVGQTRDVGSPTDLTMKILDAAGKQLAAVDDKGTEEGWLDFTAPAEGEYVLAVADLHRRGGDMHAYRVDVSPLNGDFELTADSNTLQIPAGGVATVTVNVTRRNYGGPIEVTLDGPAEGNPTVPTVIGPGMNSVVLTLQVPADAAPGTFATTTIQGRARIGDRDVVRTASVAGVVRGQWNQTVLVPSPVEQNLAYAVVPPAPLDLSVKPGSITLGPGLSTQFEVVARRGEGIDEAVALAVNPPKNGVPGNVTVEVKPVEKGKDAVTVVVKATDKAPLGRYTVVLTGTHKKGKATVTASTPGIELNLQPGLTAAITNPEAALQRGGELSVPVTVTRNPAYTGPVVVSLEKLPAGVTCENVTIAADQSTGTLLLKATGDAAAGALKDVVVKTVAEGNAAVTASVSLPAIEVK, translated from the coding sequence ATGCTGTTGCGAAGGAATCGTGTGAGGGGGGCCGCCTCCCTGGCCGTACTGGCGGGACTGATGCTGATCGTCGCGGCGTCGCGACACGTGTCAGCGGCACCGCCGCAGGTGACCGGCATCAGCCCCCGGGCCGTCGCACCGGGCGGCGAGCAGGACATTGTGCTGACCGGCTCTCAACTGGCCGGTGCGTCCGCGATGTGGACGACGTTTCTGCCGCAACCGGCAACACTGGCTCCGGACGTCGAGAAGAACGGCACGGATGCGGCGCGGGTGACGTTTCACGCTGCGGTTCCTGCAGAAGCTCCGCTGGGAATTCACGCAATGCGCGTGGTGACTCCGGGCGGGGTCGGCATTCCTGTCGCGATGCTCGTCGACGATCTTCCGGTTGTGACGGAGCAGGCCGGCAACGGGCAACGGGAATCGGCCCAGCCGCTCACGCTGCCGTGTGCCGTCGAGGGCCGTGTCGATTCTCTCTCGCGGGATTACTACACCTTCGAAGCGGCCGCCGGCCAGCGGATTGCCTTGGAAGTTTTCGCCAGACGACTCGGCTCGCCGCTCGATCCGAGCCTGTTCCTCTATCGGGAAGACGGCCGGGAACTCGCTTTTGCAGACGACACCGAGGGACTCAGTTCGGACTGCCAGCTGCAGTACACGTTCGAGGAGGCCGGTCGCTACATCGTGGAAGTTCGCGACATCCGCTACGCCGGCGGAGGCGGACACTTCTACTACCTGAGGGTGGGCGATTTTCCGTGCGTCAATGTGCCGTACCCGCTGGCGGTCCCACGTGAGGATGGTGCCCGCGTCGACTTTGCCGGCATCGGCGTCACCGAAGCGTCACCCATGTTTGTGGACGCAGCCGGAGCGGCTGCCCCATGGCTGCATGTGGCGACGCGGTTGCCGGAAGGCAATGCTCGTGCCTTCGCGACCGTCGATGTCTCGAACGGCGCCGAGTTCGTCGAGAGCGAGCCGAACAATACGAGCGAGCAGGCAAACCGGGTCGCTGCCGGTACGTCCCTGAACGGACGTCTGGTCGAATCGGGCGACGTCGACTGCTATCGGTTCGCTGCGAAAAAGGGAGAAGGACTTCGCTTCGTCGGGCAGACACGTGATGTCGGCTCTCCGACCGATCTGACGATGAAGATTCTCGATGCCGCAGGGAAGCAACTGGCAGCGGTCGACGATAAGGGGACGGAAGAAGGCTGGCTGGACTTTACGGCCCCGGCTGAGGGCGAGTACGTGCTGGCTGTGGCCGACCTGCACCGTCGCGGCGGGGACATGCACGCCTACCGGGTCGATGTGTCACCGCTGAACGGAGATTTCGAGCTGACCGCCGACAGCAACACCCTGCAGATTCCCGCCGGTGGTGTGGCGACCGTAACGGTCAATGTAACGCGGCGAAACTACGGCGGACCGATCGAGGTGACTCTGGATGGTCCGGCGGAGGGGAATCCCACGGTGCCGACGGTCATCGGTCCCGGGATGAATTCGGTCGTCCTGACGTTGCAGGTTCCCGCGGACGCGGCTCCCGGCACGTTCGCGACGACGACCATTCAGGGGCGCGCCCGGATTGGAGACCGGGACGTCGTGCGAACGGCTTCGGTGGCCGGCGTCGTACGAGGTCAATGGAATCAGACGGTTCTGGTACCGTCTCCGGTCGAACAGAATCTGGCGTACGCCGTCGTCCCCCCTGCCCCGCTGGACCTGTCGGTGAAACCGGGGTCGATTACGCTTGGCCCGGGACTCTCGACGCAGTTCGAGGTGGTGGCCCGTCGTGGAGAAGGGATCGACGAGGCGGTGGCGCTCGCGGTGAATCCTCCGAAGAACGGCGTCCCCGGCAATGTGACAGTGGAGGTCAAACCGGTCGAAAAGGGGAAGGACGCCGTCACGGTCGTGGTCAAGGCGACCGACAAGGCGCCGCTGGGCCGCTACACGGTGGTTCTGACCGGGACGCACAAGAAAGGGAAAGCGACGGTGACCGCATCGACGCCCGGCATTGAACTGAATCTGCAGCCGGGCCTCACCGCCGCGATTACCAATCCTGAGGCGGCCCTGCAGCGTGGCGGCGAACTGTCCGTCCCCGTGACAGTGACCCGTAACCCCGCCTATACCGGTCCGGTCGTCGTCAGTCTCGAAAAGCTGCCGGCGGGTGTGACGTGCGAGAACGTCACGATTGCAGCCGACCAGTCGACGGGGACGTTGCTGCTGAAGGCGACGGGGGACGCAGCGGCAGGAGCCCTGAAGGATGTCGTGGTCAAGACGGTCGCCGAAGGGAATGCCGCGGTGACCGCCAGCGTGTCGCTGCCAGCGATCGAGGTGAAGTAG